In the genome of Variibacter gotjawalensis, one region contains:
- a CDS encoding hydrolase: MTFRNGLASLLRPEDSVLVLIDHQPYQLANLNSHDPHMVVNNSAALAKSAKVFNVPTILTSVVADRGGLIFPQITEVFPGQEVIDRTFINTWEDQKVVDAVKATRRKQLVIAGLWTEICVAMPAIQALGEGWDVTVITDASGAVSVEAHEVAIQRMIAAGANMMTWLALAAEWQRDWARVETAVALTEVIKQHAAGSGIAYLWEQQLLNTPVTTAA; the protein is encoded by the coding sequence ATGACCTTTCGTAACGGCCTTGCTTCGCTTCTTCGCCCCGAAGACTCCGTCCTCGTCCTCATCGATCACCAGCCATATCAGCTGGCAAACCTGAACAGCCACGACCCCCACATGGTCGTGAACAATTCGGCGGCTCTCGCAAAGTCCGCAAAAGTCTTCAACGTGCCGACCATCCTGACGAGTGTAGTGGCTGACCGTGGCGGCCTTATATTCCCGCAAATTACCGAGGTATTTCCCGGGCAGGAGGTGATCGACCGCACCTTCATCAACACGTGGGAGGACCAGAAGGTCGTGGATGCCGTCAAGGCGACGCGCCGTAAGCAACTCGTCATTGCCGGTCTGTGGACCGAGATCTGCGTTGCAATGCCGGCGATCCAAGCTCTCGGCGAAGGCTGGGACGTCACCGTCATCACCGACGCGTCAGGCGCTGTTTCGGTGGAGGCGCACGAGGTTGCTATTCAGCGAATGATTGCGGCCGGCGCGAACATGATGACGTGGCTGGCATTGGCAGCGGAATGGCAGCGCGATTGGGCGCGAGTCGAAACAGCGGTCGCGTTGACCGAGGTAATCAAGCAGCACGCGGCTGGAAGTGGCATCGCATATCTGTGGGAGCAGCAGCTGCTCAATACTCCGGTGACGACTGCGGCATAA
- a CDS encoding tetratricopeptide repeat protein codes for MRQEWQTASARALRAAYRALTVALNFHRIGYARLAARVAKVRWEAIQLRYLVEDFVLDTERRELRRGANLIAVPPQVFDLLAYLIRHRERVVTKDDLIAAIWDGRAVSESALTTRINAARVVLGDSGDSQRLIKTLLRKGVRFVGEVTEQSSNTQTQPSVEPPVGTPAPTEKPSIAILPFNNMSGDPEQSYFADGMAEDITIALSKVWWLSVAARNSTFAYKGKAVDVREIGRELGARYVLEGSVRKASNQVRITAQLLDSTTGHSVWAERYDRELADTFAVQDEITEQVVAAIGPQLYAAEGLRAKRKAPESFDAWECVIRALALLNSRARADIQAARVLLDKAVQVDPGYAKAHSLLAFAATLGVHMGWDKIGDAVEAASAAAQRALQLDADDPWSHLAVGYVLAWSRRPTEAVPKYEKALALDPNFATAHWLLGLSLNYLGRADEAFAHADKAAGLSAHDLFARGNAGVANNLRSMSCFIRGRYREGSDYARLAITESPNLSAAWRPLVVNCALDGELEEAAKVLGLLKQKFLPHLTLKWIDDELPYVRDDDRRRYLEGFRLAGLE; via the coding sequence ATGCGCCAAGAATGGCAGACAGCCTCAGCGCGCGCTTTACGGGCAGCTTACCGCGCGCTTACCGTAGCATTGAATTTTCACCGGATCGGCTATGCTAGACTGGCAGCGCGCGTAGCCAAGGTCCGGTGGGAAGCCATTCAGTTGCGCTATCTGGTCGAAGATTTTGTGCTTGATACCGAACGGCGCGAGCTGCGGCGCGGCGCGAATTTGATCGCGGTCCCGCCGCAAGTTTTCGATCTTCTCGCCTACCTGATCCGCCATCGCGAGCGAGTCGTTACTAAGGATGATCTGATCGCCGCGATATGGGACGGCCGGGCCGTCTCGGAGTCAGCACTTACGACCAGGATCAATGCGGCGCGCGTCGTCCTCGGCGACAGCGGCGACAGTCAGCGGCTGATCAAGACGCTTCTGCGCAAGGGCGTCCGCTTCGTCGGCGAAGTGACTGAGCAATCGTCGAACACACAAACACAACCGAGCGTCGAGCCTCCGGTTGGCACGCCGGCACCAACCGAAAAGCCTTCGATTGCGATTCTTCCGTTCAACAACATGAGCGGAGATCCCGAGCAGAGCTATTTCGCCGACGGCATGGCGGAAGACATCACCATCGCTTTGTCGAAGGTGTGGTGGCTTTCGGTCGCGGCACGCAACTCGACGTTCGCCTACAAAGGCAAAGCCGTTGACGTGAGAGAGATCGGCCGCGAGCTCGGCGCGCGATACGTGCTCGAAGGCAGCGTGCGCAAGGCCAGCAATCAGGTGCGGATCACGGCGCAGCTTCTTGATTCTACGACCGGGCACAGTGTCTGGGCTGAGCGCTACGATCGCGAACTCGCTGATACGTTCGCGGTCCAGGACGAAATCACCGAGCAGGTCGTGGCAGCGATAGGTCCTCAGCTCTACGCGGCGGAGGGTTTGCGCGCGAAGCGAAAGGCGCCGGAGAGCTTCGACGCGTGGGAATGTGTTATCCGCGCTTTGGCGTTACTGAACAGTCGTGCAAGGGCCGACATTCAGGCGGCGCGCGTCCTTCTGGACAAGGCTGTCCAGGTCGATCCGGGCTACGCTAAAGCGCACAGCCTCTTGGCGTTTGCGGCAACGCTCGGCGTGCACATGGGATGGGACAAGATCGGAGATGCCGTCGAAGCCGCGTCGGCTGCCGCACAGCGGGCACTGCAACTCGACGCTGACGATCCGTGGTCGCATCTAGCGGTCGGTTACGTTCTTGCCTGGAGCAGGCGGCCAACCGAAGCAGTTCCCAAATACGAAAAGGCGTTGGCGCTCGATCCCAACTTCGCCACCGCGCACTGGCTTCTCGGTCTCTCGCTGAACTATCTGGGACGCGCCGACGAAGCCTTCGCACATGCCGACAAGGCGGCGGGTCTTAGTGCGCACGATTTGTTTGCGCGCGGCAATGCTGGCGTAGCCAACAACCTTCGCTCGATGTCATGTTTTATACGTGGGCGGTACCGCGAAGGAAGCGACTATGCTCGTCTGGCCATTACAGAAAGTCCCAATCTCTCTGCCGCTTGGCGGCCACTGGTCGTCAATTGCGCGCTAGACGGCGAATTGGAGGAGGCCGCAAAAGTTCTTGGTCTGTTGAAGCAGAAGTTTTTGCCGCATCTCACGCTTAAGTGGATTGACGACGAACTGCCGTATGTGCGCGACGATGACCGGCGACGGTACCTCGAGGGGTTTAGATTAGCGGGCCTTGAATAG
- a CDS encoding XRE family transcriptional regulator, translating into MTDTSERLSNHEIGERLRLAREGVKLTQSQAAEVIGAARTTIVAIEQGKRRIQMDELQKLATSYQTSANVILRREAVHLDMVPRFRKLDDSKDIDVERATRLLNDLVSAEVELENALGVTRARNYPPERPILPGEVRSQAEQDAQELRDWLGLGSGPIMDIVSILDLQLGIRVYVRPLHGKVSGLFAYDEAAGACILLNANHSHERLTQTGAHELAHVISTRHQPEVLTEGERFASREERYANIFQRNFIAPARVVRQRFAEITAGQSHLTRRHVILIAHAISLSREATVRRLEELKLAREGTWDWFQGNGGITDAQVREVLGDIPRPNISVVLKGMVPPRLALLAREAWKQELYSEGQLARLLHLDRHGIREVLDGAEREEGEADELVKILR; encoded by the coding sequence ATGACTGACACGAGCGAACGCCTGAGCAATCACGAAATAGGAGAACGGCTGCGGCTTGCCCGCGAGGGCGTGAAACTCACCCAGTCGCAGGCGGCGGAAGTGATCGGAGCCGCACGGACCACCATCGTGGCCATCGAGCAAGGAAAGCGCCGGATCCAGATGGACGAGCTGCAAAAGCTCGCCACCTCGTATCAAACGTCCGCAAACGTTATCCTGCGCCGGGAAGCGGTTCACCTGGACATGGTGCCGCGCTTCCGCAAACTGGATGACAGCAAGGATATTGATGTCGAACGCGCCACCCGGCTCCTTAACGACCTAGTCAGCGCTGAAGTCGAGCTGGAAAACGCCCTGGGCGTCACGCGTGCCCGCAACTATCCGCCCGAACGGCCGATCCTGCCCGGCGAAGTCCGGTCGCAGGCAGAGCAGGATGCGCAAGAATTGCGGGACTGGCTCGGGTTGGGAAGCGGCCCGATCATGGACATTGTCTCAATCCTCGACCTCCAGCTTGGCATTCGGGTTTACGTGAGGCCGCTGCACGGAAAGGTCTCGGGACTTTTCGCCTATGACGAAGCGGCAGGCGCCTGCATCCTCCTGAACGCGAATCATTCGCACGAACGCCTGACGCAGACGGGGGCGCATGAGTTGGCGCATGTTATTTCCACGCGTCACCAGCCGGAGGTTCTGACTGAGGGCGAGCGTTTCGCTTCGCGCGAAGAGCGTTATGCGAACATATTCCAGCGCAACTTCATCGCGCCGGCGCGTGTCGTGCGCCAACGCTTTGCGGAAATCACGGCGGGGCAATCTCACCTCACCCGTCGTCACGTAATTCTTATTGCTCACGCCATAAGCTTGTCACGGGAAGCTACAGTGCGCAGGCTCGAAGAGCTGAAGCTTGCACGTGAAGGAACGTGGGATTGGTTTCAGGGAAACGGCGGTATCACCGACGCACAGGTTCGCGAGGTGCTGGGCGACATTCCGCGGCCGAATATTTCGGTCGTATTGAAAGGCATGGTACCGCCCCGCCTCGCGCTTCTGGCGCGCGAGGCATGGAAACAGGAGCTTTACAGCGAAGGCCAGCTGGCTCGCCTTCTGCACCTTGATCGCCACGGGATAAGGGAAGTGCTGGACGGTGCAGAGCGGGAGGAAGGCGAAGCCGATGAGCTCGTCAAAATTCTTCGCTAG
- a CDS encoding 7-cyano-7-deazaguanine synthase, translated as MNVRAFQPRVPETAIDVVEPGGQPRNGRAGFDLGRDFRFSTAGLQSYAFARWDPVIHDALILAAAVEYADRTTRRPALGWTRKIELRVPVHEPDRWSALSVTDALHEALQFLTGDIWMIEFAQRNGKALAPSQEDLQLPVKTEAVIAYSDGMDSRMVAGIMTAALGERLVRVRVGSKAGGRPAKGKREPFTRVPYSVSATGEPTARNRGFKFALISGIAAYLAEADRIIIPESGQGVFGPALVTAAHAYPDFRNHPLFTSRMEKFLNALLRRPVKFAFPRLWNTKGETLREFTTLPDSDTWRDTKTCWRGAQWSALNGKLLQCGICAACMLRRMSIHAASLRESGEGYICRDLGAPTLEASLQHDFKRMSPAFREYAIAGTLHLDHLADMADEVNRAVVARHAVLTSATLEIAPVNAEERLLRMLQRHAAEWGSFIKDTGARSFLRQWTRIEQ; from the coding sequence ATGAACGTGCGCGCGTTCCAGCCCCGAGTTCCCGAAACGGCCATCGACGTGGTCGAGCCAGGCGGCCAGCCGCGCAATGGACGCGCCGGGTTCGATCTCGGCCGCGACTTCCGCTTTTCAACTGCGGGCCTTCAGTCCTACGCTTTCGCCCGCTGGGACCCCGTCATCCACGACGCCCTGATCCTCGCAGCGGCGGTAGAGTATGCTGACCGGACTACGAGGCGCCCGGCGCTTGGCTGGACCCGCAAGATTGAACTGCGTGTTCCGGTTCATGAGCCGGACAGATGGTCGGCCCTGTCAGTTACCGATGCGCTGCACGAAGCTCTCCAGTTCCTGACGGGCGATATCTGGATGATTGAATTTGCACAGCGGAACGGCAAGGCTCTCGCACCTTCCCAGGAAGACCTGCAGCTGCCAGTCAAGACTGAGGCCGTGATTGCCTACAGCGACGGCATGGATTCGCGAATGGTCGCGGGAATCATGACGGCCGCCCTCGGAGAGCGACTGGTGCGGGTGCGTGTAGGTTCCAAGGCCGGGGGCCGGCCGGCCAAGGGAAAGCGCGAGCCGTTCACGAGAGTGCCGTATTCAGTGTCCGCCACGGGCGAGCCCACCGCACGGAACCGGGGATTTAAATTCGCCCTGATTAGCGGCATTGCCGCCTATCTCGCGGAAGCGGACCGGATCATCATTCCGGAAAGCGGACAGGGCGTTTTCGGACCGGCGTTGGTCACTGCCGCGCATGCCTATCCTGACTTCCGCAACCATCCACTTTTCACGTCGCGGATGGAGAAGTTTCTCAATGCCTTGCTGCGCCGTCCTGTGAAATTCGCATTCCCGCGGCTGTGGAACACCAAGGGCGAAACCTTGAGAGAATTCACGACCCTCCCTGACAGCGACACCTGGCGCGATACCAAGACGTGCTGGCGGGGCGCGCAGTGGAGTGCGCTGAACGGAAAGCTTCTCCAGTGCGGCATCTGCGCGGCGTGCATGCTGCGCCGTATGAGTATTCATGCGGCGAGCCTGAGAGAATCGGGCGAAGGCTACATTTGCCGGGATCTGGGAGCGCCAACGCTCGAGGCTTCCTTGCAGCATGATTTCAAAAGAATGAGCCCGGCCTTTCGAGAATATGCGATCGCCGGAACGCTTCACCTGGATCACCTCGCCGATATGGCGGATGAGGTCAATCGCGCGGTAGTCGCAAGGCATGCAGTACTCACGTCCGCCACTCTCGAAATAGCACCGGTGAACGCAGAGGAGCGGCTGCTAAGGATGCTCCAGCGCCACGCTGCCGAATGGGGATCATTCATAAAAGACACGGGAGCCCGTTCATTCCTCCGGCAATGGACGCGGATAGAGCAATGA
- a CDS encoding DUF4365 domain-containing protein, translating into MDLPKIGTTYPQERVGIAAVQAYAATSGQIWRETDTGDVGIDGQLEYVNDGSFATGRTIAVQVKSGPSFFKHDANDAFKFYPEEKHRRYWEGFPLPVVLVIHDPRSGKSYWTDARQELRSPSKAGHAYISIPKANLLQETPPQVLFENAGVTDQPFIDDLTEVMLALLTIKSGEQSFPLSYFDLYVQGLTSICRSIYYGMDVVMNAVEFNLVAAKAEYDMGMGGKEQDFVFGFVKFLLAQNLAQVDYADCMIDWIDRQMQPTFVAPLTSRGRELVALINREEKRLLESGALADEGGMHVAQEGFFEMLHASYYRRQPRIRQFQEIMGGKET; encoded by the coding sequence ATGGACCTGCCTAAGATTGGTACGACGTACCCCCAGGAGCGCGTCGGTATTGCAGCCGTTCAGGCCTACGCGGCCACGAGCGGGCAAATCTGGCGCGAAACAGATACGGGTGACGTGGGGATCGACGGGCAGCTGGAGTATGTGAACGATGGCTCGTTTGCCACGGGCCGGACGATCGCCGTTCAGGTCAAGTCCGGGCCTTCCTTTTTCAAGCATGACGCTAACGACGCGTTCAAGTTCTATCCCGAAGAAAAGCACCGCCGCTACTGGGAAGGCTTCCCGCTACCCGTGGTGCTCGTCATCCACGACCCACGTTCAGGCAAGAGCTACTGGACCGACGCGCGGCAGGAGTTGCGTAGTCCTTCTAAAGCCGGGCACGCCTATATAAGCATTCCTAAGGCCAACCTCCTGCAGGAAACGCCGCCGCAGGTCCTGTTCGAAAACGCGGGTGTTACCGATCAACCATTCATAGATGACCTAACAGAGGTGATGTTGGCGCTACTGACAATAAAGTCGGGCGAGCAATCATTCCCGCTGAGCTATTTCGATCTTTACGTGCAGGGGCTTACCAGCATTTGCCGCAGTATCTACTATGGCATGGACGTTGTGATGAATGCAGTTGAGTTTAACCTTGTCGCCGCAAAAGCAGAGTACGACATGGGCATGGGCGGGAAGGAGCAGGACTTTGTCTTCGGCTTTGTAAAATTTCTCTTGGCGCAAAACCTGGCGCAGGTCGATTATGCGGATTGCATGATCGACTGGATCGACCGGCAGATGCAGCCGACCTTTGTAGCGCCATTGACTTCCCGGGGGCGAGAGCTCGTAGCGCTCATCAATCGGGAGGAAAAGCGTCTTCTTGAATCGGGAGCGCTGGCCGACGAAGGTGGAATGCACGTTGCACAGGAAGGCTTTTTCGAAATGCTCCACGCGTCGTACTACCGACGCCAGCCGCGGATTAGGCAGTTCCAAGAAATCATGGGCGGCAAAGAAACGTAG
- a CDS encoding TRAP transporter large permease encodes MLVDWLPGILMLVLFALEVPIAFAIAIAALSFFLIDGSVPLNIFVQKMVTATDSYPLLAIPFFVLAGGIMNKAGITARLLVLADALVGHLTGALAQMCTVLATLLGGLTASSSADAAMLAKILGPEMVRANYSPAFAAVITSCAAIITALIPPSIGLIIYGYISDTSIGRLFVGGIVPGLLLAGALMTVTAVIAKKRGYLPRRREFAGAPALGRAFVDALWALSIPVFIVVGIRYGIFTPTEAGAITVLYTILVGRFAYRSLYFADLPRVMKETVLDTSSVMIMICAASAFGFYLAWERIPPQMANWLVSLTTNPILLLLLINALLIVLGTAIEGTSALIILTPIFVPILAKLGIDPVHFGIVLVTNLTIAGVTPPVGQMMFISSQVLRVPMEDYTIEVLPFLAAMCLVLVALTLFPQITLFLPDLVYGRGP; translated from the coding sequence ATGCTTGTCGATTGGCTGCCCGGCATCTTGATGCTCGTTCTCTTCGCGCTCGAAGTTCCGATCGCATTCGCGATCGCGATCGCCGCGCTTTCTTTTTTTCTGATCGATGGTTCGGTCCCCCTCAATATTTTTGTCCAGAAGATGGTGACGGCGACGGATTCCTATCCGCTCCTCGCGATCCCCTTTTTCGTCTTGGCGGGCGGAATCATGAACAAAGCGGGCATCACGGCGCGCTTGCTCGTGCTCGCAGACGCACTTGTCGGACACTTGACCGGTGCGTTGGCACAGATGTGCACCGTGCTCGCGACATTGCTTGGCGGCCTGACAGCTTCATCGAGTGCCGACGCTGCGATGCTTGCAAAGATTCTCGGCCCAGAAATGGTCCGCGCGAATTATTCGCCAGCATTTGCTGCCGTCATCACATCCTGCGCCGCAATCATTACGGCGCTAATACCGCCATCGATTGGCCTCATCATTTACGGCTACATCTCGGATACATCGATCGGTCGCCTCTTTGTTGGCGGCATCGTTCCGGGGCTCCTGCTCGCCGGAGCGCTGATGACAGTGACTGCGGTGATCGCAAAGAAACGCGGTTACCTGCCGCGGCGTCGTGAGTTTGCCGGCGCGCCTGCCCTCGGCCGCGCTTTCGTCGACGCTCTCTGGGCGCTTTCGATCCCGGTATTCATCGTCGTAGGCATTCGCTACGGAATATTCACGCCGACGGAAGCCGGCGCGATCACTGTGCTTTATACGATCCTGGTCGGCCGCTTCGCATATCGCAGTCTCTACTTTGCAGACCTTCCGCGCGTCATGAAGGAAACGGTGCTCGACACGAGTTCCGTCATGATCATGATCTGCGCCGCCTCGGCGTTCGGCTTCTATCTCGCCTGGGAGCGCATCCCGCCGCAAATGGCGAACTGGTTGGTGTCGCTGACGACGAACCCGATTCTGCTGTTGCTGTTGATCAACGCCCTTCTCATCGTACTCGGCACGGCGATCGAAGGCACATCGGCGCTTATCATTCTGACGCCGATTTTCGTCCCCATTTTGGCGAAGTTGGGGATCGATCCGGTGCATTTCGGTATCGTGCTCGTCACCAACCTCACCATCGCGGGAGTGACGCCGCCGGTCGGGCAGATGATGTTCATCTCATCGCAGGTGTTACGAGTGCCGATGGAAGACTACACGATCGAGGTCCTCCCATTTCTCGCTGCAATGTGCCTTGTGCTCGTTGCACTCACGCTCTTCCCTCAGATAACACTGTTTCTACCCGATCTGGTCTATGGGCGGGGGCCGTAG
- a CDS encoding TRAP transporter small permease: protein MEDNTPVLKWVLDQLEELVACIALAVVVLSVSWGVITRYITAQPAAWASELATLAFAWLVFFGASACIKYRLHPSIDMLVRRLPVSLQTTVRLFNHALLLAFFVFMTWFGTRFAIDALDNPSPVLRWPLAWLYGPVAFCFALMIVRYCQMLSGKVWHVDAERETQVI from the coding sequence ATGGAGGATAATACGCCTGTGCTGAAGTGGGTTCTGGACCAGCTCGAAGAGCTCGTGGCCTGCATCGCGCTCGCGGTCGTCGTTCTGTCGGTCTCCTGGGGCGTTATTACGCGCTACATTACGGCGCAACCTGCTGCCTGGGCGAGCGAGCTTGCGACGCTCGCTTTTGCGTGGCTGGTCTTCTTTGGGGCAAGCGCCTGCATCAAATATCGACTGCACCCCAGCATCGACATGTTGGTGCGGCGCCTGCCCGTTTCGCTGCAGACGACCGTGCGGCTCTTCAACCATGCTCTGCTGCTCGCATTTTTTGTTTTCATGACGTGGTTCGGTACACGCTTTGCGATCGATGCGCTCGACAACCCAAGCCCAGTTCTGCGCTGGCCGCTCGCCTGGCTTTACGGGCCTGTCGCATTTTGCTTCGCGCTTATGATCGTTCGCTACTGCCAAATGCTGTCCGGGAAGGTTTGGCATGTCGACGCTGAGCGCGAGACGCAAGTGATATGA
- a CDS encoding C4-dicarboxylate TRAP transporter substrate-binding protein, with the protein MKRLSAWLFAIAALTSASAATAQEIRIRFAHSLSATEPAHLAAEFFAKNVAARTNNRVQIQLFPGEQLGPGKEVNEMIRQGANVMNITDPGYLSDFVPDIGVLNGPYLVKTPQEYEKILASDWYKDVERRLERSGFKLIMANGFFGYRHLIADKPVRKPEDIAGMTVRAPPNTMWIETFKSMGARPTTVQWSEVYSALQQNVVQAAEAPLGSLWGSKLHETRKVISLTRHFTAFTNWPINAKYFATLPADVQQILIEEGKKAGAEMTRLTLELEKDYIQKFKTAGITFVEDVDLDAFQKVTTPVYSAFPKWTPKLQETVLGTLK; encoded by the coding sequence ATGAAGCGCCTTTCCGCGTGGCTTTTCGCCATCGCCGCCTTGACCAGCGCATCCGCCGCGACCGCGCAAGAAATCCGGATACGTTTTGCACACTCGCTCTCCGCGACGGAGCCCGCGCATCTTGCGGCCGAATTCTTTGCCAAGAACGTGGCGGCGCGCACCAACAATCGCGTCCAGATCCAACTCTTTCCGGGCGAGCAACTCGGCCCAGGCAAAGAAGTCAACGAAATGATCCGCCAGGGCGCCAATGTGATGAACATCACGGACCCGGGCTATCTGTCCGACTTCGTCCCTGACATCGGTGTCCTGAACGGCCCCTACCTCGTCAAGACTCCGCAAGAGTACGAGAAGATCCTCGCGTCCGATTGGTACAAGGATGTCGAGAGGCGTCTTGAAAGGTCAGGCTTCAAGTTGATCATGGCGAACGGTTTCTTCGGCTATCGCCATCTCATCGCCGATAAGCCAGTGCGAAAGCCCGAAGACATTGCCGGCATGACGGTACGTGCCCCGCCGAACACAATGTGGATCGAAACGTTCAAGTCGATGGGCGCTCGGCCGACCACGGTGCAATGGTCGGAAGTCTACAGCGCGTTGCAGCAGAACGTGGTCCAAGCTGCGGAAGCACCGCTCGGCTCGCTATGGGGGTCGAAGCTGCACGAGACACGCAAGGTGATCTCGCTGACGCGGCACTTTACCGCGTTCACCAACTGGCCGATCAACGCGAAATATTTCGCGACGCTTCCGGCCGACGTTCAGCAGATCCTCATCGAGGAGGGCAAGAAAGCCGGTGCCGAAATGACGCGGCTCACGCTCGAACTCGAGAAGGATTACATCCAAAAATTCAAGACGGCCGGCATCACCTTCGTCGAGGATGTCGATCTCGATGCCTTCCAAAAGGTGACCACACCAGTCTACAGCGCGTTTCCCAAGTGGACGCCGAAGCTTCAAGAGACCGTGCTCGGTACGTTGAAGTGA
- a CDS encoding phytanoyl-CoA dioxygenase family protein: MSKRLTEAEVAAYHENGIHYPLRVMSSEDADRLAQRFQDNGDIIKGRLNQKPHLLFPWLDQMIRDPRILDAVEDVLGPDIWCWGSQFFAKPAGGDAYTSWHQDGTYWGLSSTDIVTAWVALTPSTKESGCLQVVPGTHRSQVPHEDKFEESNMLSRGQEIAVEVDPATIVDVELQPGEMSLHHVLLFHGSERNRAKLPRVGFAIRYVATHVKQMSPHRETAMLVRGMDRYGHFDREVAPESEMHPDAVARHEAIVDNQLKILYAGASQAGKLGPAPTDARRDSAM; encoded by the coding sequence ATGTCGAAACGGCTGACCGAGGCTGAAGTCGCCGCGTATCACGAGAACGGTATCCATTATCCGCTACGTGTGATGTCGAGCGAAGATGCGGACCGGCTCGCCCAGCGGTTCCAAGATAACGGCGACATCATCAAGGGACGGCTGAACCAAAAGCCGCACCTTCTTTTCCCATGGCTTGATCAAATGATCCGCGATCCACGCATCTTGGACGCGGTCGAGGATGTGCTCGGTCCTGACATCTGGTGTTGGGGCTCGCAATTCTTCGCCAAGCCGGCCGGTGGAGACGCCTACACTTCATGGCATCAAGACGGAACCTACTGGGGGCTCTCGTCCACCGACATCGTCACCGCATGGGTCGCACTGACGCCGTCGACGAAGGAGTCTGGCTGCCTTCAGGTGGTGCCGGGCACGCATCGCAGCCAGGTTCCGCATGAGGACAAGTTTGAGGAATCCAACATGTTGTCGCGCGGGCAAGAGATCGCCGTTGAGGTGGACCCCGCGACGATCGTTGATGTCGAGCTGCAGCCGGGCGAGATGTCGCTGCATCACGTTCTGCTTTTTCATGGCTCGGAGCGCAATCGCGCGAAGCTGCCGCGCGTCGGATTTGCCATTCGCTACGTAGCGACTCATGTGAAGCAAATGTCGCCGCATCGTGAAACTGCAATGCTGGTCCGCGGGATGGATCGCTACGGCCACTTCGATCGCGAAGTTGCTCCCGAAAGTGAGATGCATCCCGATGCGGTCGCGCGCCACGAGGCGATCGTGGATAACCAACTCAAGATACTCTACGCCGGTGCATCACAAGCTGGGAAGCTTGGTCCTGCACCAACCGATGCTCGTCGCGATTCCGCGATGTAG